A single region of the Rhizobium grahamii genome encodes:
- a CDS encoding DUF982 domain-containing protein codes for MDKKWTKPLSYALPQTGDFKTIGSVGEAMVALRSNWPVVAGRQLREARKICIEALEGKRPPAEARRAFIAAAVEAHVFVKEK; via the coding sequence ATGGACAAGAAATGGACAAAGCCACTTTCCTATGCACTACCGCAGACCGGCGATTTCAAGACGATCGGCAGTGTCGGTGAGGCGATGGTGGCCTTGCGGAGCAACTGGCCCGTGGTCGCCGGTCGACAGCTGCGCGAAGCGCGCAAGATTTGCATCGAAGCCCTTGAGGGAAAGCGGCCGCCAGCTGAGGCCCGCCGCGCATTTATTGCCGCCGCCGTCGAAGCGCATGTGTTCGTTAAAGAGAAGTAG
- a CDS encoding glycine zipper domain-containing protein produces MRPIAILLVVTGIAAASGCTPTEKGAGIGAATGAVVGGVATGNVRGAAVGAAVGGVAGAVIGNVADQPGQCYYRDQYGRQYVAACPR; encoded by the coding sequence ATGAGACCGATCGCGATCTTGCTTGTCGTCACTGGTATAGCTGCCGCCAGCGGCTGCACCCCCACGGAGAAGGGCGCCGGCATTGGAGCAGCTACTGGGGCCGTCGTCGGCGGCGTTGCGACCGGCAACGTCCGTGGGGCAGCAGTGGGCGCAGCCGTCGGTGGCGTTGCAGGCGCTGTGATTGGCAATGTCGCCGATCAGCCTGGGCAGTGCTACTACCGGGATCAATATGGACGCCAATACGTAGCAGCCTGCCCGCGATAG